A genome region from Streptomyces sp. S4.7 includes the following:
- the gabT gene encoding 4-aminobutyrate--2-oxoglutarate transaminase translates to MTAIPQERRVVTAIPGPKSLELQNRRTATVAAGVGSVMPVFAARASGGVVEDVDGNSFIDFGSGIAVTSVGSSAEAVVRRATAQLADFTHTCFMVTPYEGYVEVCEQLAELTPGDHAKKSALFNSGAEAVENAVKIARSYTKRQAVVVFDHGYHGRTNLTMALTSKNMPYKNGFGPFAPEIYRVPVAYGYRWPTGPENAGAEASAQAIDEISKQVGAENVAAIVIEPLLGEGGFIEPAKGFLPAIAKFAKDNGIVFVADEIQSGFCRTGQWFACEDEGVVPDLITTAKGIAGGLPLAAVTGRAEIMDAPHSGGLGGTYGGNPVACAAALGAIETMRELDLVSKARRIEEIMKPRLKEMAEKFDVIGDVRGRGAMLALELVKDRDTKEPNPEATAALAKACHMEGLLVLTTGTYSNVLRFLPPLVIGEDLLTEGLDILEQALAGL, encoded by the coding sequence ATGACCGCAATCCCGCAGGAGCGGCGCGTCGTCACCGCGATCCCCGGCCCCAAGTCACTGGAGCTGCAGAACCGCCGTACCGCCACGGTCGCCGCCGGCGTGGGGTCCGTGATGCCCGTCTTCGCCGCCCGCGCGAGTGGCGGCGTCGTCGAGGACGTGGACGGCAACAGTTTCATCGACTTCGGATCCGGCATCGCCGTGACGTCCGTCGGTTCCTCGGCGGAGGCCGTCGTACGCCGCGCCACCGCCCAGCTCGCCGACTTCACCCACACCTGTTTCATGGTCACGCCGTACGAGGGCTACGTGGAGGTCTGTGAGCAGCTCGCCGAGCTGACCCCGGGCGACCACGCCAAGAAGTCCGCGTTGTTCAACTCGGGCGCCGAGGCCGTCGAGAACGCCGTGAAGATCGCCCGCTCCTACACCAAGCGGCAGGCGGTCGTGGTCTTCGACCACGGTTATCACGGCCGTACGAACCTCACGATGGCGCTGACGTCGAAGAACATGCCGTACAAGAACGGCTTCGGTCCGTTCGCCCCGGAGATCTACCGCGTCCCCGTGGCGTACGGCTACCGCTGGCCGACCGGCCCGGAGAATGCCGGCGCCGAGGCCTCCGCCCAGGCCATCGACGAGATCAGCAAGCAGGTCGGCGCGGAGAACGTCGCGGCGATCGTCATCGAGCCGCTGCTCGGCGAGGGTGGCTTCATCGAGCCGGCGAAGGGCTTCCTCCCCGCGATCGCGAAGTTCGCCAAGGACAACGGCATCGTCTTCGTGGCCGACGAGATCCAGTCCGGTTTCTGCCGGACGGGGCAGTGGTTCGCGTGCGAGGACGAGGGCGTCGTACCGGACCTGATCACCACGGCGAAGGGCATCGCGGGCGGCCTGCCGCTCGCCGCCGTCACGGGCCGTGCGGAGATCATGGACGCCCCGCACTCGGGCGGCCTCGGCGGTACGTACGGCGGAAACCCGGTGGCCTGCGCCGCCGCGCTCGGTGCGATCGAGACAATGCGCGAGCTCGACCTCGTCTCGAAGGCCAGGCGCATCGAGGAGATCATGAAGCCTCGTCTCAAGGAGATGGCCGAGAAGTTCGACGTCATCGGCGACGTACGGGGCCGCGGCGCGATGCTCGCGCTCGAACTGGTCAAGGACCGGGACACCAAGGAACCGAACCCGGAGGCGACGGCAGCGCTGGCCAAGGCGTGCCACATGGAAGGGCTGTTGGTGCTCACCACCGGCACGTACAGCAACGTGCTCCGCTTCCTGCCGCCGCTGGTGATCGGTGAGGACCTCCTTACGGAAGGCCTGGACATTCTGGAGCAGGCGCTCGCCGGACTCTGA
- a CDS encoding aldehyde dehydrogenase family protein, translating to MAATHAFWLAGRLATGEETFDVTSPWDGRLVGKVAVPTEAQVEEAVAAAYAVRDEFAATPAHVRAAALDHVSRRLVERTEKIARLISAENGKPMKWARGEVGRAVSVFRFAAEESRRFNGGEAQRLDTDAGGTGRLALTRRFPRGVVLGIAPFNFPLNLCAHKIAPAIAVGAPIILKPAPATPLSGLLIGELLAETELPAGAWSVLPVANDRMPTLVQDERLPVISFTGSDKVGFAIMDSVPRKHCTLELGGNGAAVVLADYASEKDLDWAATRIGAFSNYQGGQSCISVQRVVADTSLYERLVPKIIAAVEAQVTGDPSDDATDVGPLVSEDAAKRVEAWVDEAVQAGARLLAGGKRDGASYAPTVLADVPADVTISCEEVFGPVLALTQVDGEDAAFETVNDSKYGLQAGVFTHDVQAAFRAHRALEVGGVIVGDVPSYRADQMPYGGAKQSGVGREGVRYAMDDYTYERVMVFTGLAL from the coding sequence GTGGCAGCCACGCATGCCTTCTGGCTCGCCGGACGTCTGGCCACCGGAGAGGAGACCTTCGACGTCACGTCCCCCTGGGACGGTCGGCTGGTCGGCAAGGTCGCCGTCCCGACAGAGGCCCAGGTCGAGGAGGCCGTCGCTGCCGCCTACGCCGTGCGCGACGAGTTCGCCGCGACGCCGGCGCATGTCAGGGCAGCGGCCCTCGACCATGTCTCGCGGCGTCTGGTCGAGCGCACCGAGAAGATCGCCCGTCTGATCTCCGCGGAGAACGGCAAGCCCATGAAGTGGGCACGCGGAGAGGTGGGCCGCGCCGTCTCGGTCTTCCGGTTCGCGGCCGAGGAGTCCCGCCGGTTCAACGGCGGCGAGGCACAGCGACTCGACACCGACGCAGGCGGTACCGGCCGCCTCGCGCTGACCCGCCGCTTCCCGCGCGGCGTCGTCCTCGGTATCGCGCCGTTCAACTTCCCGCTCAATCTCTGCGCCCACAAGATCGCGCCGGCCATCGCCGTCGGAGCCCCGATCATCCTCAAGCCCGCCCCGGCGACGCCGCTCTCCGGCCTGCTCATCGGTGAACTGCTCGCCGAGACCGAGCTGCCGGCCGGCGCCTGGTCGGTGCTGCCCGTCGCCAACGACCGGATGCCCACCCTCGTACAGGACGAGCGGCTGCCGGTGATCTCCTTCACCGGCTCCGACAAGGTCGGCTTCGCCATCATGGACTCGGTGCCGCGCAAGCACTGCACCCTCGAACTCGGCGGCAACGGTGCGGCAGTTGTCCTCGCCGACTACGCGAGCGAGAAGGACCTCGACTGGGCGGCGACCCGGATCGGCGCCTTCTCCAACTACCAGGGCGGCCAGTCCTGCATCTCGGTACAGCGCGTCGTCGCGGACACCTCGCTGTACGAGCGCCTCGTACCGAAGATCATCGCCGCCGTCGAGGCACAGGTCACCGGAGACCCGTCCGACGACGCCACGGATGTGGGCCCCCTCGTCAGCGAGGACGCCGCCAAGCGCGTCGAGGCCTGGGTGGACGAGGCCGTACAGGCAGGAGCGCGTCTCCTGGCCGGCGGCAAGCGCGACGGTGCGTCGTACGCGCCCACCGTCCTCGCCGACGTCCCGGCGGACGTCACGATCTCCTGCGAGGAGGTCTTCGGCCCCGTCCTCGCCCTCACTCAGGTCGACGGGGAGGACGCGGCGTTCGAGACGGTGAACGACTCCAAGTACGGCCTTCAGGCGGGCGTGTTCACCCACGACGTGCAGGCCGCCTTCCGCGCCCACCGGGCGCTCGAGGTCGGCGGCGTGATCGTCGGTGACGTCCCGTCCTACCGCGCCGACCAGATGCCGTACGGCGGTGCCAAGCAGTCCGGTGTCGGCCGTGAGGGCGTCAGGTACGCGATGGACGACTACACCTACGAGCGCGTGATGGTGTTCACCGGCCTCGCCCTCTAG
- a CDS encoding glycoside hydrolase family 18 protein, protein MKRNRRPSRYLRFVAALAAAVLTAGGLVVSAETARAADVDVATNGGFESGLTGWSCTGGSGVIVSTPVHGGTSALKATPAGSDNAKCTQTVTVRPDSAYTLSAWVQGSYVYLGAAGTGTTDVSTWTPSAPSWQKLTTSFRTGPATTSVTLYTNGWYGTPAYHVDDLGLVGPGGETGQPPAVPAGLRASAVTASSVGLAWSPVAGATGYTVHRDGAPDVNVTGTATTVTGLGPATAYSFQVSATNAAGRSARSLAITATTQAGGGGGTGADLPAHALVGYLHSSFANGSGYTRMSDVPASWDVINLAFGEPTSVTSGDIRFSLCPVAECPNVESPAEFEAAIKAKQAAGKKVLISIGGQNGQVQLASTAARDAFVSSVSKIIDEYGLDGLDIDFEGHSLSLNNGDTDFRNPTSPVIVNLISAVKSLKAKYGADFVLTMAPETFFVQLGYQFYGSGPWGGQDPRAGAYLPVIHALRDDLTLLHVQDYNSGPIMGLDNQYHSMGGADFHIAMTDMLLTGFPVAGDTTKVFPALDPGQVAIGLPASTQAGNGHTTPSEVNKALDCLTKKTNCGSYQTHGTWPALRGLMTWSINWDRFNQWEFSRNFDAYFGG, encoded by the coding sequence GTGAAACGCAACAGACGACCTTCTCGGTACCTCAGATTCGTGGCCGCGCTCGCGGCGGCCGTACTCACCGCAGGTGGTCTCGTCGTGTCCGCCGAGACGGCGCGCGCGGCCGACGTGGACGTCGCCACCAACGGCGGCTTCGAATCCGGCCTCACCGGCTGGAGCTGTACGGGCGGCAGCGGCGTGATCGTCAGCACCCCCGTTCACGGCGGCACCTCCGCGCTGAAGGCCACTCCGGCGGGCAGCGACAACGCGAAATGCACCCAGACCGTCACGGTCCGGCCAGACTCCGCGTACACGCTGAGCGCCTGGGTCCAGGGAAGCTACGTCTACCTCGGAGCCGCGGGCACCGGCACCACGGACGTATCGACCTGGACCCCGTCCGCGCCGAGTTGGCAGAAACTGACCACCTCGTTCCGCACCGGCCCGGCCACCACGTCCGTGACCCTCTACACGAACGGCTGGTACGGCACCCCCGCCTACCACGTCGACGATCTCGGTCTCGTCGGGCCCGGAGGGGAGACGGGGCAGCCGCCCGCCGTCCCCGCGGGGCTCAGAGCCTCCGCGGTCACCGCGTCGTCGGTCGGCCTCGCCTGGTCCCCCGTCGCGGGCGCGACCGGCTACACGGTGCACCGTGACGGCGCCCCGGACGTGAATGTCACCGGCACGGCGACCACCGTCACCGGACTCGGCCCGGCGACCGCCTACAGCTTCCAGGTATCGGCCACCAACGCCGCGGGCCGCTCCGCGCGCTCCTTGGCCATCACCGCCACCACCCAGGCCGGCGGCGGAGGCGGAACCGGGGCGGACCTGCCCGCCCACGCCCTGGTCGGCTACCTCCACTCCAGCTTCGCCAACGGCTCCGGCTACACCCGCATGTCCGACGTGCCCGCCTCGTGGGACGTCATCAACCTCGCCTTCGGCGAACCGACATCGGTCACCTCGGGCGACATCCGCTTCAGCCTCTGCCCCGTCGCCGAGTGCCCGAACGTCGAATCCCCCGCCGAGTTCGAGGCCGCCATCAAGGCCAAGCAGGCCGCGGGCAAGAAGGTCCTGATCTCCATAGGCGGCCAGAACGGTCAGGTGCAGCTCGCCTCGACCGCCGCGCGTGACGCCTTCGTCAGCTCCGTATCCAAGATCATCGACGAGTACGGTCTCGACGGTCTCGACATCGACTTCGAGGGCCACTCGCTCTCCCTCAACAACGGCGACACCGACTTCCGCAACCCCACCAGCCCCGTCATCGTCAACCTGATCTCCGCCGTGAAGAGCCTCAAGGCCAAGTACGGGGCGGACTTCGTCCTCACCATGGCGCCCGAGACGTTCTTCGTGCAGCTCGGCTACCAGTTCTACGGATCCGGCCCCTGGGGCGGCCAGGACCCGCGCGCCGGGGCGTACCTCCCCGTCATCCACGCCCTGCGCGACGACCTCACCCTGCTGCACGTCCAGGACTACAACTCCGGGCCGATCATGGGGCTGGACAACCAGTACCACTCGATGGGCGGCGCCGACTTCCACATCGCGATGACCGACATGCTGCTCACCGGTTTCCCGGTCGCCGGTGACACCACCAAGGTCTTCCCGGCGCTGGACCCGGGCCAGGTGGCGATCGGGCTCCCGGCGTCGACGCAGGCGGGCAACGGCCACACCACACCGTCAGAGGTGAACAAGGCCCTGGACTGCCTGACGAAGAAGACCAACTGCGGGTCGTACCAGACACACGGAACGTGGCCCGCGCTGCGTGGGCTGATGACGTGGTCGATCAACTGGGACCGCTTCAACCAGTGGGAGTTCTCGCGGAACTTCGACGCCTACTTCGGAGGCTGA
- a CDS encoding PucR family transcriptional regulator codes for MPPTLASLLQHSALKLTVRAGADRLDTPVRWAHVSELEDPVPYMDGGELLLVTAVTLHAEDPDAMRRYVRRLVGAGVVGLGFAVGVNYEDIPDALVDAARAEDLPLLAVPRRTPFLAISKAVSAAIAADQYRAVTAGFEVQRELTRAALSEGPAALLARLSAHVDGWAALYDATGAVIAAAPDWAARRAARLTPEVERLRKRPAPASAVVGDTDDRVELQSLGSGRRVRGALAVGTGAALGTAERYAVHSAVALLTLTTERSRALQEAEQRLGSAVLRMLLSGQPDHARAVAGDLYGGLLDAPFRLLIAEPAESATEPRDPATAHPLQSLTDSLEASAAHGGEAVLAVPDGEKRLVVLAADAGAVAVACETYKEQEAEEAGVVIGLSAPTGPIAAAGAYKQAEQSLSVARRRGRALVEHEELAAGSLLPLLADDAVRAFADGMLRALYEHDAKGRGDLVESLRAWLSRHGQWDAAAADLGVHRHTLRYRMRRVEEILGRTLDDPDVRMELWLALKATSATPPSGP; via the coding sequence ATGCCGCCCACCCTCGCCTCGCTCCTCCAGCATTCGGCGCTCAAGCTCACCGTGCGCGCGGGGGCGGACCGGCTCGATACGCCGGTGCGATGGGCCCACGTCAGTGAACTGGAAGACCCGGTGCCGTACATGGACGGCGGCGAACTGCTGCTCGTCACCGCCGTCACGCTGCACGCCGAGGACCCGGACGCCATGCGCCGCTACGTACGGCGCCTCGTCGGCGCGGGCGTCGTGGGACTCGGCTTCGCCGTCGGCGTCAACTACGAGGACATCCCGGACGCCCTCGTCGACGCCGCACGCGCCGAGGACCTGCCACTGCTCGCCGTGCCACGCCGTACCCCCTTCCTGGCCATCAGCAAGGCCGTCTCGGCGGCCATCGCGGCGGACCAGTACCGGGCGGTCACGGCGGGCTTCGAAGTGCAGCGGGAACTGACCCGCGCGGCGCTCTCCGAAGGCCCCGCCGCGCTGCTGGCCCGGCTCTCCGCGCACGTCGACGGCTGGGCCGCCCTCTACGACGCCACCGGCGCCGTGATCGCCGCCGCGCCCGACTGGGCCGCCCGCCGCGCCGCCCGCCTCACACCCGAGGTGGAACGGCTACGGAAACGCCCCGCGCCCGCCAGCGCCGTGGTCGGCGATACGGACGACCGGGTCGAACTCCAGTCGCTGGGCAGCGGCAGACGCGTACGGGGCGCGCTCGCCGTCGGTACCGGGGCGGCGCTTGGCACGGCGGAGCGGTACGCCGTGCACTCGGCCGTCGCCCTGCTGACGCTCACCACCGAGCGGTCGCGCGCGCTCCAGGAGGCCGAGCAGCGGCTCGGCTCCGCCGTGCTGCGGATGCTCCTGTCAGGACAGCCCGACCACGCGCGGGCGGTAGCGGGAGATCTGTACGGAGGGTTGCTTGACGCCCCCTTCCGGCTGCTCATCGCGGAGCCGGCCGAGTCGGCGACCGAGCCCCGGGATCCGGCCACCGCCCATCCACTCCAGTCGCTGACCGACTCGCTGGAGGCGTCGGCGGCGCACGGAGGGGAGGCGGTGCTCGCCGTGCCCGACGGAGAGAAACGGCTCGTCGTGCTCGCGGCGGACGCGGGCGCGGTCGCCGTCGCCTGCGAGACGTACAAGGAGCAGGAGGCCGAGGAGGCCGGGGTGGTCATCGGTCTCTCGGCCCCGACGGGGCCGATCGCGGCCGCCGGTGCGTACAAACAGGCCGAGCAGTCCCTGTCCGTCGCGCGCCGACGGGGCCGCGCCCTGGTGGAGCACGAGGAACTGGCCGCCGGTTCGCTCCTGCCCCTCCTCGCCGACGACGCCGTGCGCGCCTTCGCCGACGGCATGCTGCGCGCACTGTACGAACACGACGCCAAGGGGCGCGGCGACCTGGTGGAATCCCTCAGGGCCTGGCTCTCGCGCCACGGTCAGTGGGACGCGGCGGCGGCCGATCTGGGGGTGCACCGTCACACGCTGCGCTACCGCATGCGCCGCGTGGAGGAGATCCTCGGCCGCACGCTGGACGACCCGGACGTCCGGATGGAGCTCTGGCTGGCGCTGAAGGCCACCTCGGCGACACCACCCTCGGGGCCCTGA
- a CDS encoding ATP/GTP-binding protein, with amino-acid sequence MNTDGTHDSRGTRANPVPRPAGPPPQPSTPPPSAPPPAAAPWASPVVPPASSAPSEHAAPPASPALPPSPAHAPAPGIGASVADWLRIPRPQAEPGIWRLGHRPRPPEEPDQVPARQLFSGALVAYLCGWLVWSLLWNGYLGGWWIFGDRWWLLPIQWLTPESWRSRDSANVELYVVTSYLYYALVIGLLAVGFGRIGNWNEVWRRYGIPLWPLFVLLPGFWREMPRTVDWLTTVSNIYYVLLVAAVISVVGRVGTWPPVRRRLGMATPDETPPPPSAEADPADWPELRAAGLTEAAARLAEAVHRGTLSDVDYARIRRAWQGVRTRPERLPAFTDTVRAHGAGACAHPSGVRDLPLRTASHDLATGQVRIGTAADHPRNPYARRTTGVALEPVLLGTSLLAVGPAGSGKTVRLVRPVVESLCLQALANRAAVVAVTAYGAALAPDDSFDLVIAVGRPAATHDLDLYGSADDPDEAARTLSEALVGDLAAGLPGGDSRRAATALAQLIGPYRSVHGRFPAVPELRELIGGSPAAVQALRTELETSAAPGAAAQLRELDARERQSARGDDIGVLLAERLAFLDRPAFADFFRTDGSGRSFSLRAIEHPLRVRVDLPERGHAEASRIIARLLLAQFTDAALARADRSLFACLVLDDATYTVTGDSVRAIQRLRSANAGVVLALRTLEDVPDPLRGPLLGAVGCRMAFSGLGPWDGGRFAESWGTEWVQTRDVTNRQIISDEPLTKAVHFMRRLVTGKAATAEAVTVREVERERWSASELAHSVPAGHAVLSLTTVGGEHVPPMLVDLRT; translated from the coding sequence ATGAACACCGACGGCACGCACGACTCACGCGGCACACGAGCCAATCCCGTGCCCCGTCCGGCAGGGCCACCGCCCCAGCCGTCCACCCCGCCGCCGTCGGCCCCGCCACCCGCCGCCGCCCCGTGGGCTTCGCCCGTCGTCCCGCCCGCCTCCTCCGCCCCGTCGGAGCACGCCGCCCCGCCCGCGTCCCCGGCGCTGCCCCCCTCGCCGGCCCACGCGCCCGCGCCGGGCATCGGCGCCTCCGTGGCCGACTGGCTGCGGATCCCCCGGCCCCAGGCGGAGCCCGGCATCTGGCGTCTCGGCCACCGTCCGCGCCCGCCGGAGGAGCCCGACCAGGTACCGGCCCGCCAGCTGTTCAGCGGCGCACTCGTCGCCTACCTCTGCGGCTGGCTCGTCTGGTCACTCCTCTGGAACGGCTATCTGGGCGGGTGGTGGATCTTCGGCGACAGGTGGTGGCTGCTGCCGATCCAGTGGTTGACCCCCGAGAGCTGGCGGTCGAGAGACAGCGCCAACGTCGAGCTGTACGTCGTGACCAGCTATCTGTACTACGCCCTCGTCATCGGTCTGCTCGCGGTCGGCTTCGGCAGGATCGGCAACTGGAACGAGGTCTGGCGGCGCTACGGGATCCCACTGTGGCCGCTCTTCGTACTACTGCCGGGCTTCTGGCGCGAGATGCCGCGCACCGTCGACTGGCTCACCACGGTGTCGAACATCTACTACGTGCTGCTCGTCGCCGCCGTCATCTCGGTCGTCGGGCGCGTCGGTACGTGGCCACCCGTACGGCGACGCCTCGGCATGGCCACCCCGGACGAAACTCCCCCGCCGCCGTCCGCCGAGGCCGACCCCGCCGACTGGCCCGAACTGCGCGCCGCCGGACTCACCGAGGCCGCCGCCAGGCTCGCCGAAGCCGTGCACCGGGGCACGCTCAGCGACGTCGACTACGCGCGCATCCGCCGCGCCTGGCAGGGCGTCCGTACCCGGCCGGAACGGCTGCCCGCCTTCACCGACACGGTCCGCGCCCACGGGGCGGGCGCCTGCGCCCACCCTTCGGGTGTACGTGACCTGCCGCTGCGTACCGCGAGCCACGACCTCGCCACCGGACAGGTCAGGATCGGCACTGCCGCAGACCACCCGCGCAACCCGTACGCGCGGCGCACCACCGGCGTCGCGCTGGAACCCGTACTGCTCGGTACGTCGCTGCTGGCCGTCGGTCCCGCGGGCTCCGGCAAGACGGTCAGGCTGGTCCGCCCTGTCGTCGAGTCGCTCTGCCTCCAGGCCCTCGCCAACCGCGCCGCCGTCGTCGCGGTCACCGCCTACGGGGCGGCGCTCGCCCCCGACGACTCCTTCGACCTCGTGATCGCCGTCGGCCGCCCGGCCGCCACGCACGACCTCGACCTCTACGGAAGCGCCGACGATCCCGACGAGGCCGCCAGGACGCTGTCGGAAGCCCTCGTGGGGGACCTGGCGGCCGGTCTGCCCGGCGGCGACAGCCGAAGGGCCGCCACCGCGCTCGCGCAGCTCATCGGCCCGTACCGCAGTGTCCACGGGCGCTTCCCCGCCGTCCCGGAACTGCGGGAACTGATCGGCGGTTCCCCTGCGGCCGTTCAGGCCCTGCGGACCGAGCTTGAGACGTCCGCCGCCCCCGGCGCCGCCGCCCAGTTGCGGGAGCTCGACGCACGCGAGCGGCAGTCGGCGCGCGGCGACGACATCGGCGTGCTCCTCGCCGAACGGCTCGCCTTCCTCGACCGGCCCGCCTTCGCCGACTTCTTCCGTACGGACGGCAGCGGCCGGTCCTTCTCGCTGCGGGCCATCGAGCATCCACTGAGGGTCAGGGTCGACCTCCCCGAACGGGGCCACGCCGAGGCGTCACGGATCATCGCCCGCCTCCTCCTCGCCCAGTTCACAGACGCCGCGCTCGCCCGCGCGGACCGCTCCCTCTTCGCCTGCCTCGTCCTGGACGACGCGACGTACACCGTGACGGGGGACTCCGTACGAGCCATCCAGCGACTCCGCTCGGCGAACGCCGGAGTGGTCCTGGCGCTGCGTACCTTGGAGGACGTTCCCGACCCGCTGCGCGGTCCGCTCCTCGGCGCCGTGGGCTGCCGCATGGCCTTCTCCGGGCTCGGCCCGTGGGACGGCGGACGGTTCGCGGAGAGCTGGGGCACCGAGTGGGTGCAGACCCGCGACGTCACCAACCGGCAGATCATCTCCGACGAGCCGCTCACGAAGGCGGTGCACTTCATGCGGCGCCTGGTGACCGGCAAGGCGGCCACAGCCGAGGCGGTTACGGTGCGGGAGGTGGAGCGGGAACGCTGGTCGGCCTCCGAACTGGCCCATTCCGTGCCGGCGGGCCACGCCGTGCTGTCGCTGACCACGGTCGGCGGGGAGCACGTGCCGCCCATGCTGGTGGATCTCCGTACCTGA
- a CDS encoding phosphatase PAP2 family protein translates to MPVLAVAVGYAAWRGHSARAAAVALAMVAVPVLVMPLKLWTDRTGPLTVDSGYYPSGHTATAMVVYCGAALLLRPLTGHRTGRAWAMPVAVVLSAATGIGLVLRGYHWPLDVLGSWLLCGMLLVLLVAALRWIDNRGAAGTGAGDK, encoded by the coding sequence GTGCCCGTTCTGGCCGTCGCGGTCGGCTACGCGGCCTGGCGGGGGCACAGTGCGCGAGCGGCGGCGGTCGCGCTGGCCATGGTCGCCGTTCCGGTACTCGTCATGCCGCTCAAGCTGTGGACCGACCGCACGGGGCCGCTCACGGTCGACTCCGGTTACTACCCGTCGGGTCACACGGCGACGGCGATGGTCGTCTACTGCGGGGCCGCGCTGCTGCTGAGGCCCCTGACGGGGCACCGTACGGGGCGCGCGTGGGCGATGCCCGTCGCCGTGGTGCTCAGTGCGGCGACGGGCATCGGACTCGTTCTACGTGGCTACCACTGGCCGTTGGACGTCCTCGGCAGCTGGCTGCTCTGCGGCATGCTGCTGGTCCTGTTGGTGGCGGCCCTGCGGTGGATCGACAACCGCGGGGCCGCCGGCACGGGGGCGGGCGACAAGTAG